TATGATGTTACTGATATAGCTCGCGATACTTACTTCGGGAGCTATCACATTGAGATAATTCTTTATCTCGTCGTACAGCTTGCGGTTCAGGTACACCTGGATACGTCCGGGCATGGGGGTATTCACCAGATACTTCTGACGGAAACCGCTTTCACTTTTACGCTTTGGGTGAGGTTCGGGATTTTCCGAGGCTGTTTCCTTTTCCTTATCCGGCCTTTTATCGGTTTCCTCTGCTGGAACTTCTACCACGATGACATCCTCTTTCTCAATGGCATCAGGAATGTTACCGACCATATACCCCCTGATTTCCTCTTCATTTACTTTTACTATATTCTTTGCCATACCTCAATTACAGGTTAAATTTTACAATCAGTTCATTTGCCAGTTCCTGCAATCCGCTGCCTTTAAGTTGTCCTGCCGGCGGTGGAAGGAGTGAACAGCGGAAATAGGTGCGGGTCCGGGATGAGAGTTCCTTGTCATAACGGCAGAGGTCCGGAATGGCTGAATCCAGAATTTTCAGCCCCTGTTTCTTCATCAGTGCCATATAGTTGTCAAGCACTTCAGTATTGCTTCTTTTCTTTACCTTGGTCCAGAACAGGAACACGTCTTTCAAAGGAATATTCTTCCGGTTTTCCAAAAACTTCATGACGCTTTTGGCAAAGACAAAACTGCTGTCCATAACGAAATTGTCAGCGGCAATGGGGGTCAATACATAATCCACATTGAAAATGGTCTGCAACACACCGGATATGTCCATAGACCCTGGCAAATCTATGAAAACGATATCAAAATCTGCTTTTGCCGCCAACTCTCCGGCCACCTGGCGTGCATTCTCCGGCTTTGCCTGCCTGATAGGATAAATCCTGCACCCCCTAAGCCTCTGCTCTTCCAACAGCACCATGTACTTCTTGTTCTTCTCCACCATCTCCATGTCCCGTTCCCTCAGATTGAACAGGCTGCGCTGGGTGGAGTCACAATCAACGATGGCCACACTCTTATCCATCGAATAATTCAGGAGACTGGCAAGCGTTACCAGCATGGTACTTTTGCCGACCCCACCTTTCTGGTTGCTGACCGCAACGAATAACGGATTCTTCTTCATAACTGAACTTTTTTAATGGTTTATTACACTATTGTTTTACTTGTCTGTTATTTACTTTGTGACAAGGTTTGTTAGTGATATGGTTACTTTGTGCTCACCAACCGGCAAACCGACCAACCGATAGTTATCTGCCCTAACAAAGCAAGTAAACAATCACTGCCCACCTGTTGCAACAAGTGTTTTCGCTAACCAGCAATACAACGGACA
The window above is part of the Butyricimonas paravirosa genome. Proteins encoded here:
- a CDS encoding DUF3408 domain-containing protein yields the protein MAKNIVKVNEEEIRGYMVGNIPDAIEKEDVIVVEVPAEETDKRPDKEKETASENPEPHPKRKSESGFRQKYLVNTPMPGRIQVYLNRKLYDEIKNYLNVIAPEVSIASYISNIIAEHIELNIEEITRMYKDRFSPPKIQ
- a CDS encoding ParA family protein, producing the protein MKKNPLFVAVSNQKGGVGKSTMLVTLASLLNYSMDKSVAIVDCDSTQRSLFNLRERDMEMVEKNKKYMVLLEEQRLRGCRIYPIRQAKPENARQVAGELAAKADFDIVFIDLPGSMDISGVLQTIFNVDYVLTPIAADNFVMDSSFVFAKSVMKFLENRKNIPLKDVFLFWTKVKKRSNTEVLDNYMALMKKQGLKILDSAIPDLCRYDKELSSRTRTYFRCSLLPPPAGQLKGSGLQELANELIVKFNL